A genomic window from Anolis carolinensis isolate JA03-04 unplaced genomic scaffold, rAnoCar3.1.pri scaffold_13, whole genome shotgun sequence includes:
- the litaf gene encoding lipopolysaccharide-induced tumor necrosis factor-alpha factor isoform X1: protein MSSLCQLQLQASHKDGKMTAPPPPSAPLPPPPSYEETLGSNNSAQNPPKGGQPPPYPHPGPAIYVQNQVAFYDQPVHMVCPSCGHLIVTHIDRKSGTLSWISCGTLCLLGCWAGCCLLPFCIDAFLDVDHNCPNCHALLGSYRRL from the exons atgagctccctctgtcagctccagctccaagcctcccacaaggatg gAAAGATGACCGCCCCTCCGCCGCCCTCCGCCCCCTTGCCGCCCCCGCCTTCCTACGAGGAGACCCTCGGCAGCAACAACTCGGCCCAGAATCCCCCAAAAGGGGGGCAGCCCCCGCCTTACCCCCATCCAGGACCGGCCA tTTATGTCCAGAACCAAGTGGCCTTCTATGACCAGCCAGTGCACATGGTCTGCCCGTCTTGCGGACACCTGATCGTAACGCACATCGACCGCAAATCTGGGACTTTGAGCTGGATCTCCTGCGGGACCCTCTGCCTCTTAGG GTGTTGGGCTGGCTGCTGCCTGTTGCCCTTCTGCATAGACGCCTTTCTGGACGTGGATCACAACTGCCCCAACTGCCATGCCCTCCTGGGAAGCTACAGGCGCCTCTGA
- the litaf gene encoding lipopolysaccharide-induced tumor necrosis factor-alpha factor isoform X2: protein MTAPPPPSAPLPPPPSYEETLGSNNSAQNPPKGGQPPPYPHPGPAIYVQNQVAFYDQPVHMVCPSCGHLIVTHIDRKSGTLSWISCGTLCLLGCWAGCCLLPFCIDAFLDVDHNCPNCHALLGSYRRL from the exons ATGACCGCCCCTCCGCCGCCCTCCGCCCCCTTGCCGCCCCCGCCTTCCTACGAGGAGACCCTCGGCAGCAACAACTCGGCCCAGAATCCCCCAAAAGGGGGGCAGCCCCCGCCTTACCCCCATCCAGGACCGGCCA tTTATGTCCAGAACCAAGTGGCCTTCTATGACCAGCCAGTGCACATGGTCTGCCCGTCTTGCGGACACCTGATCGTAACGCACATCGACCGCAAATCTGGGACTTTGAGCTGGATCTCCTGCGGGACCCTCTGCCTCTTAGG GTGTTGGGCTGGCTGCTGCCTGTTGCCCTTCTGCATAGACGCCTTTCTGGACGTGGATCACAACTGCCCCAACTGCCATGCCCTCCTGGGAAGCTACAGGCGCCTCTGA